Proteins from one Candidatus Zixiibacteriota bacterium genomic window:
- the hemG gene encoding protoporphyrinogen oxidase, with protein sequence MTPLDGLIIGGGISGLAVAHWLGLHERPGGWELWEATDRLGGTIGTDRIDGYSVDWGPNGFLDREPLTLRLVNEIGLRDRLEPANEKSEKRFIVKNGHLHPVPFSPVRILTTGLLNPIEKLRLFGEPFVPRRADDSDESVYDFAARRIGHGAARMFVDPMVSGVFGGLAKELSLPSCFPIMRDMEMQYGSLVRALIAKMREKRRARRANPDAPKKRGGPAGPGGHLTSFRGGLDVVVTRLGDRLQPIIRTGQAVKRITYDDGAWLITDGHGGQVQARRVVLTCPAYAAAEMLNGLDQTLAAALNEIPYAAIVVVATGHRREDIVHPLDGFGFLIPRNQGLRTLGSIWTSSIFADRAPAGHVQFRTMLGGAGDPSVVNLNDDELWQIVRRELNPVIGIKTDPSFLRVYRWERGIPQFTLGHRERRAKIESLASRHPGLHFVGNAFYGVGLNDCVKMAHRVAGQILTM encoded by the coding sequence ATGACGCCTCTCGACGGTCTGATCATCGGCGGCGGCATCTCCGGATTGGCGGTGGCGCATTGGCTCGGCCTGCACGAACGCCCCGGTGGCTGGGAGCTGTGGGAAGCGACCGACCGTCTCGGCGGTACGATCGGCACGGACCGTATCGATGGGTATTCGGTCGACTGGGGCCCGAACGGCTTCCTCGATCGCGAGCCGTTGACATTGCGGCTTGTCAACGAGATCGGCCTGCGCGATCGACTGGAACCGGCCAATGAGAAGAGCGAAAAACGCTTTATCGTCAAGAATGGTCATCTGCACCCGGTGCCGTTTTCTCCGGTCAGGATTCTCACGACCGGGCTTCTGAATCCCATCGAGAAACTGCGACTTTTCGGCGAGCCGTTTGTTCCCAGACGTGCGGATGATTCCGATGAATCGGTCTATGACTTCGCGGCGCGACGGATCGGCCATGGGGCGGCGCGGATGTTTGTCGATCCAATGGTCTCGGGTGTGTTCGGAGGTCTGGCGAAGGAGCTGTCGCTGCCGTCGTGTTTTCCGATCATGCGCGACATGGAAATGCAATATGGCAGTCTCGTGCGCGCGCTGATCGCGAAGATGCGCGAGAAACGCCGCGCCCGGCGCGCGAATCCTGACGCTCCCAAGAAACGCGGCGGCCCGGCTGGTCCCGGCGGGCATCTGACATCGTTCCGCGGCGGCCTTGATGTCGTCGTGACGCGCCTCGGTGATCGACTTCAGCCAATCATCCGGACCGGACAGGCGGTGAAGCGGATCACATATGATGATGGCGCCTGGTTAATCACAGACGGCCATGGCGGACAGGTTCAGGCGCGGCGCGTCGTTCTCACATGCCCCGCCTATGCCGCCGCCGAGATGCTCAACGGCCTGGACCAGACACTGGCGGCGGCGCTCAATGAGATCCCCTATGCTGCAATCGTAGTCGTCGCTACCGGGCACCGACGCGAGGACATTGTGCATCCCCTCGACGGCTTCGGTTTCCTGATTCCTCGAAATCAAGGGTTGCGCACGCTGGGGTCGATCTGGACCTCGTCAATTTTCGCCGACCGCGCTCCCGCCGGTCACGTTCAGTTCCGCACCATGCTCGGCGGGGCAGGGGATCCGTCGGTTGTGAATCTCAACGACGACGAATTGTGGCAGATCGTCCGCCGGGAACTGAATCCCGTGATCGGCATCAAGACCGATCCCTCCTTCCTGCGCGTCTATCGCTGGGAACGCGGCATCCCGCAGTTCACGCTCGGGCACCGCGAGCGACGTGCAAAGATCGAGTCTCTGGCTTCACGGCATCCCGGTCTGCATTTCGTCGGCAACGCCTTCTACGGTGTCGGCCTCAACGATTGCGTGAAGATGGCGCACCGTGTGGCCGGGCAGATTCTCACAATGTAG